Genomic window (Drosophila willistoni isolate 14030-0811.24 chromosome 2L unlocalized genomic scaffold, UCI_dwil_1.1 Seg196, whole genome shotgun sequence):
AACCATACGAGGTAGTACCCCAACCAGAAACGGAAGCGGCAGCGCCATTAGCCGGATTGTAGGTAGCCAGTCCAATGGCCTTGATGTTAGAGCCCAAGCTGAGGGAAGAGCTCAAACGGATGACGGCAATATCGTTGACCATGGTATTGGCATTGTAGCCCTCGTGATTCTTGAAAGCAGCAACCTTGGAGACAACACCGCCGGAGCTCCAGTAGGTGGAGCCAGCGCGCACCTGCAGAACGGAGGCCGACACAGATTGCAGACAGTGAGCAGCAGTCACAACGATGTTGGCAGAGTAGATGGAACCACCGCAGGAGTGGGAGCCACTACGCTGCAGAGAGATTTGCCAGGGGAAGCTGCTGATGGTGGTGGCAGTGCCTCCAACAATGCGGCCATCCAACTGGGGCAGAAGACCATCGGGAATGGCAGCACCAAAGGCGCAGGCCACGACTGACAAC
Coding sequences:
- the LOC6640085 gene encoding trypsin alpha, with protein sequence MFKFVILLSVVACAFGAAIPDGLLPQLDGRIVGGTATTISSFPWQISLQRSGSHSCGGSIYSANIVVTAAHCLQSVSASVLQVRAGSTYWSSGGVVSKVAAFKNHEGYNANTMVNDIAVIRLSSSLSLGSNIKAIGLATYNPANGAAASVSGWGTTSYGSSSIPANLQYVNLKIVSQAQCASSTYSYGSQIKSTMICAASSGKDACQGDSGGPLVSGGLLVGVVSWGYGCAYAGYPGVYADVAVLRSWVVSTANSI